A window from Actinomycetospora corticicola encodes these proteins:
- a CDS encoding glycerate kinase, whose translation MHVLVAPDKFKGSLPAVGVAEAIARALTDHGHTVELCPIADGGDGTVDAAVAAGFERRALTAAGPTGEPVATSFARSGDTAVVELADVCGLVRLPGGVLEPYTSSTRGLGEVVRAALDAGAGRIVLGLGGSASTDGGAGLAQALGAVLRDADGRELPPGTGGGGLPAVVTAERPPRLGATIEVACDVDNPLLGEHGAAAVYGPQKGAGPDDVEALDAALAHWAEVVGPDLAEVPGAGAAGGAGFGLMSLLDARLRPGFDLVADLLGFDERLARADLVVTGEGRLDAQTLRGKGPAGVAARARAAGVEVLAVAGRVDLDAAELAAAGIVGTAALLDLEPDLDRAQAHAAELVTRAVDQLLRATR comes from the coding sequence GTGCACGTCCTCGTCGCGCCGGACAAGTTCAAGGGTTCGCTGCCCGCCGTCGGGGTCGCCGAGGCGATCGCCCGGGCGCTCACCGACCACGGGCACACCGTCGAGCTCTGTCCCATCGCCGACGGCGGGGACGGGACGGTGGACGCCGCCGTCGCCGCCGGGTTCGAGCGCCGTGCGCTCACGGCCGCGGGGCCGACCGGGGAGCCGGTCGCCACGTCGTTCGCCCGCTCCGGGGACACCGCGGTCGTCGAGCTCGCCGACGTCTGCGGGCTGGTCCGGCTCCCCGGTGGGGTCCTCGAGCCGTACACGTCCTCCACACGCGGGCTCGGCGAGGTGGTCCGCGCGGCGCTCGACGCAGGGGCCGGGCGGATCGTCCTCGGGCTCGGCGGGAGCGCCTCGACCGACGGCGGCGCGGGACTGGCCCAGGCGCTCGGCGCGGTCCTGCGCGACGCCGACGGCCGGGAGCTGCCGCCCGGGACCGGGGGCGGGGGCCTGCCCGCCGTCGTGACCGCGGAGCGTCCGCCGCGCCTCGGGGCGACGATCGAGGTCGCCTGCGACGTCGACAACCCGCTCCTCGGCGAGCACGGGGCGGCCGCGGTCTACGGCCCGCAGAAGGGCGCCGGTCCCGACGACGTCGAGGCGCTCGACGCCGCCCTCGCGCACTGGGCGGAGGTGGTCGGGCCGGACCTCGCGGAGGTCCCCGGCGCCGGTGCGGCCGGGGGAGCGGGGTTCGGGCTCATGAGCCTGCTCGACGCCCGGTTGCGGCCGGGCTTCGACCTGGTCGCCGACCTGCTCGGCTTCGACGAGCGCCTCGCGCGCGCCGACCTCGTCGTCACCGGTGAGGGTCGGCTGGACGCCCAGACGCTGCGCGGGAAGGGCCCGGCCGGGGTCGCCGCCCGGGCCCGGGCCGCCGGGGTGGAGGTCCTCGCGGTCGCGGGCCGGGTCGACCTCGACGCGGCCGAGCTGGCCGCGGCGGGCATCGTCGGGACCGCGGCCCTGCTCGACCTCGAGCCCGACCTCGACCGCGCGCAGGCGCACGCGGCCGAGCTCGTCACCCGCGCCGTCGATCAGTTGCTGCGCGCGACCCGGTAG